In Vigna unguiculata cultivar IT97K-499-35 chromosome 3, ASM411807v1, whole genome shotgun sequence, a single genomic region encodes these proteins:
- the LOC114175414 gene encoding uncharacterized protein LOC114175414, translating into MDGLNNQNRPNDLDGSDNSDKNDYLNGRAYNSDKINDLNKNYNPNGPNDPDGPDDLDEPDDQDEPNYSNRPEEPNDPEKHYSSDGPVHVVGSVKVVWLVRVVETVWVVLVIKSVHVVWVVEPVQVVRIVSLVWVVQVIWDCPIRQARLNLSEFESSGVTFNDPEVKLHIEKKQITVQNGIIRVTFSNPEGTILGISYNGINNVLEGRNNFNNRGYFDIVWNSPGAPSKLWGIQGNRFSVIEANENEIELSFSRTWNKDDSSPPLNIDKRYILRRGSSGLYIYAIFEHPEDFPAMEIDHIRIVFKLQKDRFRYMAIADDRQRLMPTAEDRSTGQRLDYDEAALITNPSNPQLQGEVDDKYQYSCENKDNKVHGWINLDSKTNKSVGFWMITPTNEFRSGGPTRQGLTSHVGPVTLNILHTTHYSGKEVTMTLHEGDPFKKVYGPVFVYLNSVSRVHDSEKVLWSDAVQQLSEEITRWPYDFPKSEDFVPTNKRGRVEGELLVQDRHIKGGKFLYGQNAYIGLALPGDVGSWQRQSKGYQFWTRADKLGHFTIANIVPGDYNLYAWIPGIFGDYKYNTTITITPGSIIQLGSLIYNPPRNGPTVWEIGIPDRSAAEFHVPNPYPNLINRLYIGKPLHNFRQYGIWKRYNELYPNEDLTYTVGVSDYSKDWFYAQVPRNIGNNTFHPTVWEIKFHLPFVMRGIYTLRLALASATRSNLMVRFNNPVARPPHFSTGVIGQDNAVARHGIHGLYWAYSIEVESNVLVEGSNIMYLRQAKCTSPFQGIMYDYIRLERPET; encoded by the exons ATGGACGGGCTTAACAACCAAAACAGGCCTAATGATCTGGACGGGTCTGACAACTCTGATAAGAATGACTATCTAAACGG ACGAGCCTACAATTCGGACAAGATTAATGACCTAAACAAGAATTACAACCCTAATGGACCcaacgacccggatgggcccgacgacctggacgagcccgacgatcAAGATGAGCCAAACTATTCAAATCGACCGGAGGAGCCAAACGACCCGGAGAAGCATTACAGTTCGGATGGGCCCGTTCACGTCGTAGGCTCCGTCAAGGTCGTATGGCTCGTTCGGGTTGTTGAGACTGTTtgggttgttttggtcatcAAGTCCGTCCACGTTGtatgggtcgtcgagcccgtccaaGTTGTCCGGATCGTCAGTCTCGTATGGGTCGTTCAGGTCATCTGGGATTGTCCGATTCGTCAGGCTCGTCT GAATTTAAGTGAGTTCGAAAGTTCTGGCGTAACATTTAATGACCCTGAAGTTAAACTGCATATAGAAAAGAAGCAG ATCACAGTGCAAAATGGCATCATTCGTGTAACTTTCTCAAATCCAGAGGGCACTATCCTTGGAATATCATATAATGGAATAAACAATGTGCTTGAAGGTCGCAATAACTTCAATAACAGAGG GTATTTTGACATTGTCTGGAATTCACCAGGAGCCCCTTCAAAACTTTGGGG AATTCAAGGGAATAGATTTTCAGTTATAGAGGCCAACGAGAATGAAATAGAACTTTCGTTTTCCAGAACGTGGAACAAGGACGACTCAAGTCCACCCTTAAACATAGACAAAAG ATACATTTTACGAAGAGGTAGTTCAGGATTATACATATACGCTATATTTGAGCATCCTGAAGATTTTCCTGCAATGGAGATTGATCACATTAGGATTGTTTTCAAGCTGCAGAAGGACAG GTTCCGGTACATGGCTATAGCAGATGATAGGCAGCGACTGATGCCAACAGCAGAAGATAGATCTACAGGGCAACGCCTTGATTACGATGAAGCTGCTCTGATCACCAATCCTAGTAACCCTCAACTTCAAGGAGAG GTTGATGACAAATATCAGTACTCTTGTGAGAACAAAGACAATAAAGTTCATGGGTGGATTAACTTGGACTCCAAGACCAATAAGTCAGTGGGCTTCTGGATGATCACACCAACTAATGAGTTTCGTAGTGGTGGCCCAACTAGGCAAGGCCTTACTTCTCACGTTGGCCCTGTCACCCTTAAT ATACTCCATACCACTCACTACTCTGGGAAGGAAGTAACCATGACATTGCACGAAGGGGACCCCTTCAAGAAAGTTTATGGTCCCGTTTTTGTATATCTCAACTCGGTTTCTAGGGTTCATGATTCAGAAAAAGTCCTCTGGAGTGATGCCGTACAACAG CTATCAGAGGAAATCACTAGATGGCCTTATGATTTCCCTAAATCAGAGGATTTTGTCCCTACAAATAAAAGGGGGAGAGTGGAAGGAGAATTACTCGTTCAAGACAG ACACATTAAAGGAGGGAAATTTTTGTATGGCCAAAATGCCTACATTGGTTTGGCTCTTCCTGGAGATGTGGGATCATGGCAGAGACAAAGCAAG GGTTACCAATTCTGGACTCGAGCTGATAAACTTGGCCACTTCACAATTGCAAATATTGTTCCAGGGGACTACAATTTATATGCATGGATTCCTGGTATTTTTGGAGACTATAAATATAACACTACCATAACCATAACACCAG GATCTATCATCCAATTGGGTTCACTCATATACAATCCTCCGAGAAATGGACCAACCGTATGGGAAATTGGAATCCCAGATCGCTCTGCTGCAGAGTTCCACGTTCCAAATCCTTATCCTAACCTCATAAACCGATTATACATTGGAAAACCATTACACAA TTTTAGACAATATGGAATATGGAAGCGTTACAACGAGTTATATCCAAATGAGGACCTCACTTACACTGTTGGTGTGAGTGATTATAGTAAAGACTGGTTTTATGCCCAGGTTCCCAG GAACATAGGAAACAACACATTTCATCCAACAGTATGGGAGATTAAATTCCATCTCCCATTTGTCATGAGAGGCATCTACACTCTGCGACTTGCATTGGCCTCAGCTACACGTTCTAACTTGATG GTTAGGTTTAACAACCCTGTGGCTCGTCCTCCACACTTTTCTACGGGAGTAATTGGTCAAGATAATGCAGTAGCGAGACATGGCATCCATGGATTGTATTGGGCTTATAGTATTGAAGTAGAAAGCAATGTGTTGGTGGAAGGAAGCAACATCATGTATCTGAGGCAAGCAAAATGTACGAGTCCTTTTCAAGGCATTATGTATGACTACATCCGTTTGGAAAGACCAGAAACATAA
- the LOC114177535 gene encoding probable mannitol dehydrogenase yields MAATPGLEHSRKALGWAARDKSGVLSPFDFTRRETGEKDVAIKVLFCGICHTDLHIIKSEWSESTYPLIPGHEIAGEVIEVGSKVQKYKVGDRVGVGCMVNSCRSCNSCDEDLENYCPKSIPTYGAKDIDGSITQGGYSDLVVVDEHFVISIPDNLPLEAAGPLLCAGITVYSPLIFFGIDKPGLHVGVVGLGGLGHMAVKFAKAFGAKVTVISTSPNKKKEAIERLGADSFLVSRNQDELEAAKGTLDGIIDSVSAHHSLVPLINLLKTGGKLVMVGLPDLPLELPVFPILPRKSVAGSNIGGIKETQEMINYAAKHNIHPDIEIIPVDYVNTAMERLRKADVKYRFVIDIGKTMKPSS; encoded by the exons ATGGCTGCTACACCAGGACTCGAGCATTCTAGGAAGGCTTTGGGATGGGCTGCTAGAGACAAATCTGGGGTTCTCTCCCCCTTCGACTTCACCAGAAG GGAAACTGGAGAAAAAGATGTTGCAATCAAAGTCTTATTCTGTGGTATATGCCACACTGACCTCCATATTATTAAGAGTGAATGGAGTGAGTCCACTTATCCACTGATACCCGG GCACGAGATTGCAGGTGAAGTGATTGAGGTTGGAAGCAAGGTACAGAAGTACAAGGTGGGAGATAGGGTGGGTGTGGGTTGCATGGTTAATTCCTGCAGGTCGTGCAATAGCTGCGATGAGGATCTTGAGAATTACTGTCCAAAATCAATTCCGACGTATGGGGCGAAGGATATTGATGGGAGCATCACACAAGGAGGCTACTCCGATCTGGTGGTTGTAGATGAACACTTTGTGATCAGTATTCCTGATAACCTACCTCTTGAGGCTGCTGGTCCTCTCTTATGTGCTGGGATCACAGTTTATAGCCCTCTCATATTTTTTGGAATTGACAAACCAGGCCTGCATGTGGGTGTGGTTGGTCTTGGTGGCCTTGGTCATATGGCTGTTAAGTTTGCCAAAGCTTTTGGGGCTAAGGTCACTGTAATCAGCACATCTCCAAACAAAAAGAAGGAAGCTATCGAGCGTCTTGGAGCTGACTCATTTTTGGTCAGTCGTAATCAAGATGAGTTGGAG GCTGCAAAGGGCACCCTGGATGGTATAATAGACTCCGTATCTGCACACCATTCTCTGGTCCCTCTCATCAATTTGTTGAAGACTGGTGGGAAACTTGTGATGGTTGGTCTACCTGATCTTCCTTTGGAGCTACCCGTCTTTCCTATACTAC CGAGAAAGAGTGTAGCTGGCAGTAACATTGGAGGAATAAAGGAGACTCAAGAGATGATTAATTATGCTGCCAAACACAATATACATCCTGACATCGAGATTATTCCTGTTGATTATGTAAACACGGCAATGGAGCGTCTCCGCAAAGCAGATGTGAAATATCGATTCGTTATCGACATCGGGAAGACAATGAAGCCCAGCTCTTAA